From a region of the Triticum aestivum cultivar Chinese Spring chromosome 7D, IWGSC CS RefSeq v2.1, whole genome shotgun sequence genome:
- the LOC123164809 gene encoding nuclear pore complex protein NUP50B has product MADEEHAQTSRKRVADKQINKDNPELDDDSPEQEGGTFKKASEEVMATRKIVKVRRQQPSSAPSSNPFSAIKFTTSDSSVQASIPVSKPPPSDVTTSNVRGSIEKADEASNGSGKDVDKNADSNEVAEIQKDESGLNESNAENKSNAPMEAHSSLTETDNKAGSTEVGTGEDKVLVGEPKVDSSKTSGIEGKTEDEAAKVNEGGDEDKSSKDGAEKKDESESGTKDEVNEGGDEDKSSKDGAEKKDESESGTKDVSPTPLFSFMNVSSGHNAFTGLAGTGFSASSFSFGSASKESTNAPLFGLKNDSASFPSFNIGGTNNNGSSVPSLVAAAEAPKKFIMPEGPVETGEENEMAVFTADSAMYEYLDGGWKERGKGELKLNIPVSGGERSRLVMRAKGNYRLVLNASLYDDMSLKDMEKKGVTFACINSTGDSPGRLTTFALKFKDTGVRDDFKAAVEAHKAKKASDAMPKTPESSPKVSDD; this is encoded by the coding sequence ATGGCGGATGAGGAACATGCTCAAACCTCTCGGAAGAGGGTTGCAGATAAACAAATCAACAAGGACAATCCTGAGCTTGATGATGACTCACCGGAGCAAGAGGGAGGAACATTTAAGAAAGCTAGTGAGGAAGTGATGGCAACCCGAAAAATTGTGAAGGTTCGGCGCCAGCAGCCGTCGTCAGCTCCTTCTTCTAATCCTTTCTCTGCAATTAAGTTTACCACAAGTGATTCCAGTGTTCAAGCAAGTATTCCTGTCTCAAAACCTCCACCGTCTGATGTCACAACGTCAAATGTAAGGGGCTCAATTGAGAAAGCTGATGAGGCCAGCAATGGAAGTGGGAAAGATGTTGACAAGAATGCAGATTCTAATGAGGTAGCAGAGATTCAAAAGGATGAATCGGGCCTGAATGAGTCAAATGCAGAAAACAAGTCGAATGCGCCAATGGAAGCACACTCTTCGCTTACTGAAACTGATAACAAGGCAGGCAGCACGGAGGTTGGAACTGGTGAGGATAAAGTGCTGGTTGGAGAACCCAAGGTAGATAGCAGCAAGACATCTGGAATCGAGGGTAAAACAGAAGATGAAGCTGCTAAAGTGAATGAAGGTGGAGATGAAGATAAAAGCAGCAAGGACGGCGCTGAGAAGAAAGATGAATCTGAATCAGGGACCAAGGATGAAGTGAATGAAGGTGGAGATGAAGATAAAAGCAGCAAGGACGGTGCTGAGAAGAAAGATGAATCTGAATCAGGGACCAAGGATGTATCACCAACACCTCTGTTCTCTTTTATGAATGTGTCAAGTGGTCATAACGCCTTCACAGGACTGGCTGGAACTGGGTTTTCAGCCTCGTCATTTTCCTTTGGCTCAGCTTCTAAAGAAAGCACAAATGCTCCCCTATTTGGGCTAAAGAACGACAGCGCATCCTTCCCTTCTTTCAATATCGGTGGTACGAACAACAACGGGAGTTCTGTTCCATCGCTTGTCGCTGCAGCAGAAGCACCAAAGAAATTCATCATGCCAGAGGGCCCAGTGGAGACAGGCGAAGAGAACGAGATGGCCGTGTTCACCGCGGACTCTGCAATGTACGAGTACCTCGACGGGGGCTGGAAAGAAAGAGGAAAAGGGGAGCTAAAGCTGAACATCCCAGTGTCCGGCGGCGAGAGGTCCCGGCTCGTCATGAGGGCCAAGGGCAACTACCGGCTGGTCCTGAACGCGAGCCTGTACGATGACATGTCGCTGAAGGACATGGAGAAGAAGGGCGTGACGTTCGCCTGCATCAACAGCACCGGCGACTCGCCGGGCAGGCTCACCACGTTCGCCCTCAAGTTCAAGGACACTGGCGTCAGGGATGATTTCAAAGCCGCGGTGGAGGCGCACAAGGCGAAGAAGGCCTCGGACGCGATGCCCAAGACGCCTGAGAGCTCCCCCAAGGTGTCTGATGACTGA